The Montipora capricornis isolate CH-2021 chromosome 6, ASM3666992v2, whole genome shotgun sequence genome has a window encoding:
- the LOC138053864 gene encoding uncharacterized protein gives MSDEETSSHSSQLSPSIDDENMPENVIWLYQFEPEFSSSEERVEEKELVGEHQHDDENFRVRNLDWCTCQNCQILNRNEECTCCSEFPQICDKNKEAVEMGEVAEAAVCITQHPGLQAVCLNRWVLQTAWYQYKQQYFQSYEGPQHKLNRHVAYRQLVRWYWGVLCKEIRVPLPSCAVCCIRAHFPPPGLENDFQFEGFHFPDE, from the exons ATGTCTGATGAGGAAACCTCTTCACATTCATCTCAATTAAGTCCTTCTATTGACGATGAAAATATGCCTGAAAATGTGATTTGGCTGTACCAGTTCGAACCAGAGTTTTCTTCCAGCGAAGAAAGGGTGGAAGAAAAAGAATTAGTAGGGGAGCATCAACACGACGATGAAAATTTTCGTGTCAGAAATCTGGACTG GTGTACATGTCAAAATTGCCAAATACTGAACAGAAATGAGGAATGTACCTGCTGTTCAGAGTTTCCTCAAATCTGCGACAAAAACAAGGAGGCAGTAGAGATGGGGGAGGTTGCTGAAGCTGCAGTTTGTATAACTCAGCATCCAGGTTTGCAAGCTGTTTGTCTCAACAGATGGGTGCTGCAGACAGCCTGGTACCAATATAAGCAGCAGTATTTTCAGTCATATGAAGGTCCCCAACATAAACTTAACAGGCACGTAGCCTATCGTCAACTTGTCAGATGGTACTGGGGTGTTCTTTGCAAGGAAATAAGAGTCCCTTTGCCATCATGTGCAGTTTGTTGCATTAGAGCACACTTTCCCCCTCCAGGACTTGAAAATGACTTTCAGTTTGAGGGTTTTCATTTTCCAGATGAATAA